The genomic window TTTCTagtgtttatttatttatttataatgGAAGTTAATtgttgtctttttctcaggTCGGCTGGCTGCGTCAGGGTACGTTTATTGACATCTAAACTCACACGGAGAGGCAAGCATAGCGACGGAAAAGTAATTCTCTTCGATGCAGTTCATGCTTTTCttctaaatttcatttcagaaaatgcCAAGGATGACCATCCTTTCCATTTGTACCAAACAATGCTATTCACGGCAGTACCACTCTTATACAAACCATTCAGGAAGGTGCGGTGACAGGCGTTAAACCACCAACCACCTTTCCACTTAGAAGCACAGTGCGTACTACCGGACTTATCATTGTCTTgatcttttgttgaaaacTTCATTCCATTCACGTTTCCACCCGAGATTACAGACGCTGCAATTGCATCACCTGCTGTACCACTGTACCCACTAACGCTTAGCGTGTACTTGGAATTGGAGTCTCCCACATTAAAGCTACTGTACTTGGCGTACGCACTGTTTTCTGAGTAATCTTTCAAATCAATTCTTAATTCATTTGCCCCATTTAGCTGCAAGAGCTGGTGAAGAGAAGTTAAGCCAAGCCAATAATCGCCTTCGACATCGCCAAATCCTCTTTCGTATTCATTCCATCCACGATTAAAATCAACTGATCCattctttcgtctttgaaagactGTCCATCCTCCGCCGTCGGCCTCCATGTCACAGTAGACAGGAACTAGGCCAATTCCCGGAAAGGAAATTGTATGACTGCCACTTGAAAGATAGGGAGACCGTTTATGTAGACAAGAGCAGTCGCAGGAAATGGATTCAACGATATCTATGCTTACTTTATGAGAAATAGATTGCAGTATATCGTAGCATACCGTACTTTGCAGATCTTGGAGTTGGTTTTGTAGAGACTCGATTGTGTCGTTTGACATTACCCCAGGAAGACCTTGAATGCCTCGTTCACCTTTCTGATATGAAACGAGTTCTCGAAATcattcttttaattaataggacATCACCTCTCCTTTGTGACCATGCTGCCCAATGTGTCCTTTATCGCCCTTGGGCCCAACGGGCCCGGTAACGCCAGAATAGCCTCGATTTCCTTTATCTCCTTTTGAGCCAGCCTTTCCAATCTTTCCCTTTTTGAAATAATATGTTTCTGTCATCCGGTCTTTTTCTTATTGTACTGCTACCTGTACACCGGTGTTTgctttgtctcctttatcACCTTTAAACCCTCTTGGCCCCAACAGCCCTCTGTCTCCAGTAGGACCCTATGTCCAATTTAGGTATCAGCAACTTGATCAGTTATCACTACGTACCGCTCTTCCAACTGGACCAGGCGGCCCACGTGAACCAATAGTGCCAGGCAATCCTTGAGGTCCTACTGGTCCTGGCAATCCCTGAGGTCCAACGATATGCTTATGATCACACGCAGTGGACGTTGTCTGCAGCAGAAGCACGTTTTTTGGACCAAACATAAatgattttgtttttgtttgcctGAGAAGACGCTTTTGTCACAACGTAGCCAAGTAGGCAAAGGAGCAGCTGCGTTCTCATTTTATTTCATAGAAGTGGTTTGAATGAAAGTCTTCTTCTGTCTATACGTTCTTTTATGATGAATTTTAGATACGGAAGATACGGAATGACGCCATCCCCGTGTTATTTACATTCTAAGATTTCCATAAAAGGACTTGTCCACGTGCGGGGGTAGGGTGCGCTTGCGCAAGACGCccttcgttcgacgacgccatCATGAATTTCCTGACCAGACTCTTCTTGTCTCGTCAGCCACAGAATTGCTGATTTGGCCGTGCTGCTGCGTCTTCCCAGCTCCATTCTGTCCGTGTTTCGCCTCGAGACATCATCGAATCGTGAAAATACGCCCCTAATTCTTCGCGACTTTAGTCTACCTCCTTTCGAAACCTGGAGCAACGATCACAAaatcgaatcggcgacggtaAGAAGTCAAACGCAAAGCACGCAAACGGCTGCAACGGAGCTCGTTCGCTCAGGAACTGCGAGATCGACCGAGTCATTAATTTAGCGAAAATCACATAAATTTTCTCCAGGTTTCGGAAATCGTAATACATCGTCCTTCTGAATCGGTAAATAATATAAATCAAGCAAGAAACCTTATctatttaaaaattaattaattaattaattaatatatgtTTGCTGTTTTCTAGTTCTCTAGTTCGGACAGACAAGCACAATGACAGAAATGTTAGTCTCTTCCATGAGATTCATTCTttctaaatttcatttcagaaaatgcCAAGGATGACCATTTTTTCCATGTGTACCAAGTTATATGCCCCCAGTTAGCACCACTCCTATACAAACCATTCAGGTGGGTATTAGTACAGGCGTTAAACTACCAACCACCTCTACCAGAGGCACAATGACTATCTCACCTATCGTTGTCTTGAGATCTTTTGTTGAGAACTTCAAGTTTTGAAATGAATAACCAGAATCTGTCATTGAATTGCCTGCTGTACCACTGTACCCGCTAACGCTTAATAGCGTGTACTTGGAAGTTGGGACTAGAGTTTCCTACATTAGAGCCACTGTACGTGGCATATGCACTGTTTCCAGAGTAATCTTTCAAATCAATTCTTAATTCGTTTGCTCCATTTACCTCTAAGAGGTGGTGAAAAGAAGCTAATCCAAGCCATTAGTCACCGCTAAGATTGCCAAATCCTCTTTCGTAGTCAATCCATTCACGATTAAATCGACTGATCcatcttttcgtctttgcaaGACCGTCTATCCTCCGCCGTCAGTTCCCATGTCACAGTAGACAGGAATAAAGCTGATTCCCCCAAATGAAATTGTAAAGCTGCCACTAGAATGATGGGGTGATCGTCTATGTGAACAAGAGCAATCGCAGCCTTACGAGCTCACTACTACTAAAGCAAATTCatattgtttttctttgtagttCATAGCTCAAACAAAGCAAGTTTACATTGATGTTcttttgatttaattaatagctcATGTTCTTCTTTCAAGGTCTTCAAGATTTCTTTGCAGTAATTCAGTTGGCATGACACCAGGAAGATCTTGAATTCCTCGTTCACCTTTCTATTACGGAAAGAGGTCTGAATGTCATCTGTTTTATTATTGGTGCAGCACTTGTCTTTTCACGACTCTTTTGTGACTCAAGCGAATTAAATCAAATTAAACCTAAATCACAGGCAATCTGAAAAAGCAAGAAGGAAAGAATATGAAAAATGTGCCGTTTATTTCTTATAGTTAGGAAAATAATTCACCATGTAATCGTaagaagaacaaaagacAGAGTCAGAGAAAACACGTCATTGTAATAAGGACGCAAGACGGAGTCAAAGAAAACACATTTGTAATATTACTTTGAGAGATCAGTTTGCAACAGTCAGTGAAAGTTCACTGTTTCAAGAATATCATCAACACGAGAAGAAGTATAATGAGCACAAATAGGAGTAGAATGAGCACAAATTTAATATCGGAGTAAGGTAGCAGATTGGCGACGTTAGGATTGTGCTGCGTGACCGCCTAACAAGCAAAGCACAATTTTGTCAGCTATGAGTGCGGTTAATATATCATGTGGTCGGTCAGTCGCGCATTTCGTGCCACAGGATTTGCCTGTATGACGGCGCCATTTCATGACGAGGCTGGCGCCGGATGAGCATAGGCCACCATAGATACCACGAGTGAGTTGAACGAAGAAGAGTCCTGCAGTCGTGGCTGCAGAAAACCTCCAAACCATGCAGCGCTGAGCTAGCATAGTTTGCATAGCAATGTTTACGCGGTGGCCACAACAGCCACCAATCGAGTTTTCTTTGGCTTCAATAAGAAGGTGCACTGTAGCCCCGACCAATCGCGGATATAGATGAGACTGGATAGCCCGATTATCCTTCCAGGTTTAAATTGTTTTTTACTGGATTTGATTGATCGGAATATTACAGGCAGATTCTGACGTTCTTGCTGGAAACAAGTATTACCCAGTTTTTATACTTCCTGCACataagaattaattcttgTTTGCATTCGGACCTTACCTCTTATTTTGATGTTCTAGTAAAGAGAGAGTAGAAACGGCATTTTTCTGAGCTGCAACTTGCCGATCAGGTGAGGTTGGTTTGTTTCTTGCAAAGCCACGACAAATGCCTCACATGCACTCTCTCCTTGTTTGGGCAATATTTCTCTTATTACCTCTCTTGCCTTATCTTGCTCTGTGGCTTTGCTTTTCACTCGCTGATACTGCTCTTCGTCTGCGACTCTCTCATGCGTAGAGGTGGTCGAGTACAGGCATGatcttaataattaaaaaaagagcgGCGGAtgtatacatacatacatacatacatacatacatacatacatacatacatacatacatacatacattCATACGTTAATTCATGACATGTATACATGAAGCTACAGAAACACGAAAACACGAAAAACTgataaattaatcaattctGAAGCGGTTCATTTTTAGTATATCAGTGACGTTACACATATACGCATTGAAGAAGCCAAAAGCTGCACTCAGTACTCACAGTCTAGCAGAGATGCAAGGAACTTAGAGCGTGGTTACAGTGTCTCAGCAATGAGGAGGCACTGCTTGATCTGGACAGGGCGTCCAAGGCCATATCTTTCGGCAGGCTCactttcttcaaatcgaaaGCTGTGAAATGACTCGTGCTAGATTTTATCTCCGCTCCAACTAGCATTGGGCAGCCATCGGATGCAATCTGTTGGCAGTGAACATCTCTTTGCAGAGAGTTACAAAACCATCGGCTTGGCATCCATGATGCTTCAGATGGAGTGGAACTTTGCTTAAGACCTCCCAGCGttacaatttcttcttcttcgcgatCCGTCGTCTGAGGAAAGACGTGGCTTTCCACCAAGCGGTCAGTGCTTCCGTACACATCGTAATGTGTATCTGTTTTCACGCGGCGATTGCTCAGTGACCGAGGGTTTACATTTTTCAGTGAATGTGGCTGCGCAAGGTTTGCTAAGCAGTTTTTGCACTCAATTGAAATAAGCAAGTGCGCATCAAAGCGATCAATGACGAGGCCTACAAACTCATCGCCTCCTCCTGGAATTGTGGGTAAACCGGTGGATCTGTCGTGATAGAAATGCCAACCAAGGTGCGTTTGGCATGTTTGTGTTTGGCAATAGATTATGTCCCACTTGTAGCCTGGGAACCAGGTGTGCTCCAGGGTCGGGTTTCCGTGATAGGCCAAACGAGAGCTGCACCCGGCAGTCACCGTTACAACATCAAATTCGTACCCATATGGATTGCGAAAGTGTTGCGACCAGGCTGAGCGTCCCAAAATTCCTTTCTCATAGCTGCATGTTGACAAAGCCGATTTTGATTCAACCACCGGTATAATGCCTGAAGAGTGAGCAATTTTTCTGTGACATTTGCCGCAGTGTAGATAGCCGGCGGCCGCAGGGCAGAATGTTTGCCTTGTAGTAGGCAATGTGCTGTTTAGATTGCCTGAATTTGAGTTGCGAAGTTGCATCTGTACGGCTCCCTTTATCTTAGCGCGATCGCAAGCTTTGAGAAGATCACCAAGTGTCGCATTTTCACTGCTGGAGCACCAGGACTCTAAAATTTTCTTTACTCTGTGCGAATTTCTCGGAGTTGGACCGAGAGAGGAGCagatgtcgtcgatttgtgAAAAAGTATACCCAAGACTTGAACCAAGGTCACGCCACATTCCATCACCGCATGCAACTTCAGTGACAGCGGCTATATGACGAGAATTGCATTGTTCATGCAAATCTGACAGACAAGAgtgaataataataagaaaaCACTCTTGTTTTAGTTAGGTAATTGGCGATAAACCTAAGCCAAATTCCCTGCATGCATGAGATTTTTACTCCCTTATTAAGGGCCCTCTTTCGCCTCCTTTCTCTACACGATTAAATCTCGGATATCAAAATCTTGCTATAGTGCAAGTTTGGGATTTGCTTTAACTTTTGCAGATTATAGAGGGTAAGAGCTGCCTCTGCGCGGAGTCTCAGTTTCACGGACTGCTTTTGGCCTTGCGGAAATTCCATAGATGAGTTTGTTTTTTGGCACTACCTTTTAAACCTTACATCGCCGCTGCTGCAAAAAAGGCCATTGTCgctgtttttatttttcacaCCCGGACCATGCattgttaattaaatcacACCATGGACATCACTACTCTTCTAACGGCTTTTCCAAAAAAGTTCTTATCTCTTTTATTGCAGCTCGTGAAGACCATAATAGTTAAAGATCATTGGTACAGGTTCCGCCAATGATAATACTTCTCTTCGCCTTCTAATGACGATGACCCACGGAATTAACTGCCCCCATGAAGTCCCCGGGTCGATCCCCCAAAGCTGCCTGCCCTCATAAAGTCACCGAGTCAATTTCATAAAGTCCCCTGATCGAACCCCCGCGAGTCCCCAGGCTATTTTGAGACCAAAAAACACTTCCGCTAAAATTTACATTTGGTTCGGGCACCGCCTCTTGAGAGAGAAACGCGCGAGAGAGAGTCTGGGAGGCTATATAGCCTCTCGCGGATATAGTTCCTGCCGCGGCAGGCAAGCCGACGGTGAACAAGTCGTAATTGTATTGCTCTAAGGCTGCCATCGTAATTACAAACTGCCGCTACTCTAATTTTTTGACGCTAAAAGCAAATTATTGACTGCGGCTTTTAGTAGTTCATGAATACGTTTTAGTAAGTACTCCCAACGTACGACGTTGCCTTTATCATAGTATATCTCACCAAGAGCTAAATCCGTAGGCATTGCAACAGCTGTCGGATGCGGCCGTACACTGTAGGCAACTGGGAAGAAACAATGTATAGTCCGTGCTAGAGAACATGTTTCTAGATTGCATGCGTCATCTTTCACCTGATTGGCTTGGACTCAAAACCGGTTTCCACAAAGGATGTTCCAGCCTAACAGGTTTGGTCCTGCAAGATACAGGAATTATCTTCATCGGGGTAAAGGATGTACCGCCATATGTACATACTAGACAGGAACTAGGCCAATTCCTGGAAAGGAAATTGTATGTCTGCCACTTGAAAGACGGGGAGACCGTTTATGTAGACAAGAGCAGTCGCATGAAATGGATTCAACGATATCTATGCTCACTTTATAAGAAATAGATTGCAGTATATCGAAGCATACTTTGCAGATCTTGGATTTGGTTTTGCAGTAACTCGATTGTGTCGTTTGACATGACCCCAGGAAGACCCTGAATGCCTTGTTCACCTTTCTGATATAAAACGAGTTCTCAAAATCATTCTTTTAACTAATTGAACAGCACCTGTCCTTCGTGACCATGCTGCCCAATGTGACCTTTAACATCCTTTGGCCCGACGGATCCCGTTACGCCAGAAAAACCTCGATTTCCTTTATCACCTTTTGAGCCAGCCTTTCcaatctttctctttttaaaataatattattgTCATCCGGTTGTTTTTCCTCATTTTACTGCTACCTGTACACCGGTgtttcctttgtctcctttatcACCTTTAAACCCTCTTGGCCCAACAGCCCTCTCTCTCCAGCAGGACCCTATGTCTAATGTAGGTATCAGCAACTTGATCACTTATCACTACGTACCGCTCGTCCAACTGGACCAGGCGGCCCACGTGAACCAATGGTGCCAGGTAAACCTTGAGGTCCTACAGGTCCTGGCAATCCCTGAGGTCCAACAATGTGTTTATGATCACAAGCAGTAGATGATGTCTGCAGCAGAACCACGTTGCTTGGAACAAaagtaaataattttttttgtttgtttgccTGAGAAGACGCGTTCGTCACAACGTAGCCAAGTAGGCAAAGGAGCAGCTGCGTTCTCACTGTTTTCATAGACGTGGTTCGAATGAAAGTCTTCCTCTGTCTGGTGCTTTTATGATGAATTTTAGATGCGGAAGACACGGAATGACGCCATTCCCGTGTTATTTACATTTCAAGATTTCCATAAAAGGACTTGTCCGCGTGCGGGGGTAGAGTACGTTACGCTTGCGCAAGACCCGTTTCGAGTCGCCATCATGAACTAGGAAAACGCATTTGGCCAGACGGTTTTCGCCTCGTCAGCCACAGAATTTGGAAGTGCTGCGTCTTCCCGACTCCATTCTACTCGTGTTTCGCCTCAATACATCATCGAATCGCGAAAATACGCCCTATTTCTTCGCGACTTCGAAACCAGGAGCCACTACGGTCGCAAAATCGACTCGGCGACTGGAAGAAGTCAAACGCAAAGCACGCAAACGTCTGTAATGAGCTCATTCGCTCAGGAACTCACGAGACcgagacgaagaatttcgcGGTTCGACCAGaccagagccgtatatacggctctggaCCAGACGCCCGCCACAGAATTGCTGATTTTGGCGTGCTGCTGCGTCTTTTTGACTGCTTTCCACCCTCGAAACATCATCGAATCGATAAAATACGCTCTAATTCTTCCAGACTTTATCTTCTACTTTCGAAACCAGGGGCACTACGGTCGCAAAAGCGACTGGGCGACGGTAAGAAAGTCAAATGCAAAGCACACAAACGGCAATTTGTTCGCTCAGGAGCTGCCAGACCGAGACGAAGA from Oscarella lobularis chromosome 1, ooOscLobu1.1, whole genome shotgun sequence includes these protein-coding regions:
- the LOC136196663 gene encoding ficolin-2-like — encoded protein: MTETYYFKKGKIGKAGSKGDKGNRGYSGVTGPVGPKGDKGHIGQHGHKGETRHSRSSWGNVKRHNRVSTKPTPRSAKYDIVESISCDCSCLHKRSPYLSSGSHTISFPGIGLVPVYCDMEADGGGWTVFQRRKNGSVDFNRGWNEYERGFGDVEGDYWLGLTSLHQLLQLNGANELRIDLKDYSENSAYAKYSSFNVGDSNSKYTLSVSGYSGTAGDAIAASVISGGNVNGMKFSTKDQDNDKSGSTHCASKWKGGWWFNACHRTFLNGLYKSGTAVNSIVWYKWKGWSSLAFSEMKFRRKA
- the LOC136199829 gene encoding uncharacterized protein, which gives rise to MKIIPVSCRTKPVRLEHPLWKPVLSPSQSVAYSVRPHPTAVAMPTDLALDLHEQCNSRHIAAVTEVACGDGMWRDLGSSLGYTFSQIDDICSSLGPTPRNSHRVKKILESWCSSSENATLGDLLKACDRAKIKGAVQMQLRNSNSGNLNSTLPTTRQTFCPAAAGYLHCGKCHRKIAHSSGIIPVVESKSALSTCSYEKGILGRSAWSQHFRNPYGYEFDVVTVTAGCSSRLAYHGNPTLEHTWFPGYKWDIIYCQTQTCQTHLGWHFYHDRSTGLPTIPGGGDEFVGLVIDRFDAHLLISIECKNCLANLAQPHSLKNVNPRSLSNRRVKTDTHYDVYGSTDRLVESHVFPQTTDREEEEIVTLGGLKQSSTPSEASWMPSRWFCNSLQRDVHCQQIASDGCPMLVGAEIKSSTSHFTAFDLKKVSLPKDMALDALSRSSSASSLLRHCNHALSSLHLC